In Cupriavidus basilensis, the following proteins share a genomic window:
- a CDS encoding sulfite reductase subunit alpha — translation MAAGVVIAYAGFCAAVIGRHRQRHARAGQLSEARDGATVVAYASQSGFAEQLALQTAQALQDAGVPAQLLSFDQLEAGRLAHCRQALFVVSTTGEGDAPDSASGFARRLTAAAGAGGLGELRYGILALGDRSYANYCAFGHALSAWMQRQHAQALFDMVEVDNGDAGALRHWQNHLSALCGGAEIADWEKPRYADWRLHERRLLNPGSPGAPAFHLALVPAAVGQGAPSWQAGDIAEIGPRLAPSEVARVLAKLSLDGDTAVRCDGASTTLAQALATRIVLPDPHLAALDGVTPQRLVDTLPPLPHREYSIASLPGDGQLDLLVRQTRHDDGRLGLASGWLTAHAQPGAGIALRIRTNRGFHPPADDRPLILIGNGTGLAGLRAHLKARAVAGHHRNWLLFGERTAEHDAFHHVELAAWQANGVLQRLDLVYSRDGGPLRYVQDAVRASAGALREWIEAGAAIYVCGSLKGMAGGVNAALADVLGEEALLRLGEQGRYRRDVY, via the coding sequence ATGGCCGCCGGCGTGGTGATAGCCTATGCCGGGTTCTGTGCCGCCGTGATCGGCCGGCATCGCCAGCGGCATGCGCGCGCCGGCCAGCTATCGGAGGCCAGGGACGGCGCCACGGTCGTGGCCTATGCGAGCCAGAGCGGGTTTGCCGAGCAGCTTGCATTGCAGACCGCGCAAGCGCTGCAGGATGCCGGCGTGCCCGCGCAGCTGCTGTCGTTCGACCAGCTGGAGGCCGGGCGTCTTGCCCATTGCCGCCAGGCGCTGTTCGTGGTCAGCACCACGGGCGAGGGCGATGCGCCAGACAGCGCCTCGGGCTTTGCACGCCGCCTGACGGCCGCCGCCGGCGCAGGTGGCCTGGGCGAGCTGCGCTACGGCATCCTCGCGCTTGGCGACCGCAGCTACGCGAACTACTGCGCCTTCGGCCACGCGCTGTCGGCATGGATGCAGCGCCAGCATGCGCAAGCGCTCTTCGACATGGTGGAAGTGGACAATGGCGATGCCGGGGCCCTGCGCCACTGGCAGAACCATCTCAGCGCACTGTGCGGCGGCGCCGAAATCGCCGACTGGGAAAAGCCCCGCTATGCCGACTGGCGCCTGCACGAGCGCAGACTGCTCAATCCCGGCAGCCCGGGCGCACCGGCCTTCCATCTTGCGCTGGTGCCGGCAGCCGTGGGCCAGGGCGCGCCGTCGTGGCAGGCCGGCGACATCGCCGAGATCGGCCCGCGCCTTGCGCCGTCCGAGGTGGCGCGCGTGCTGGCAAAGCTCTCGCTGGACGGCGATACCGCCGTGCGCTGCGATGGCGCATCCACCACGCTGGCGCAGGCGCTCGCCACGCGCATCGTCCTGCCCGATCCGCACCTTGCCGCGCTGGACGGCGTCACGCCGCAACGCCTGGTGGACACGCTGCCGCCGTTGCCGCACCGCGAGTATTCGATTGCCTCGCTGCCGGGCGACGGGCAACTGGATTTGCTGGTGCGCCAGACGCGCCATGACGATGGCCGGCTCGGCCTGGCATCCGGCTGGCTCACCGCGCATGCGCAGCCGGGCGCGGGCATCGCCCTGCGCATCCGCACGAATCGCGGCTTTCATCCGCCCGCGGACGATCGCCCGCTGATCCTGATCGGCAACGGCACCGGCCTGGCCGGCCTGCGCGCGCACCTGAAGGCCCGCGCCGTTGCGGGGCATCATCGCAACTGGCTGTTGTTTGGCGAGCGCACCGCGGAGCACGACGCGTTCCACCACGTTGAGCTCGCCGCATGGCAGGCCAATGGCGTGCTGCAGCGGCTGGACCTGGTCTACTCGCGCGATGGCGGCCCGCTGCGTTATGTGCAGGACGCCGTGCGCGCATCGGCCGGCGCATTGCGGGAATGGATCGAAGCCGGCGCGGCCATCTACGTTTGCGGCAGCCTCAAGGGCATGGCCGGCGGCGTCAACGCGGCGCTGGCGGACGTGCTGGGCGAAGAGGCTCTGCTGCGCCTTGGCGAGCAGGGCCGGTATCGGCGCGACGTCTACTGA
- a CDS encoding FAD:protein FMN transferase, translated as MQRVLVPLSLGAVPPVPAAASRLCRRQGETMGTTWSVAWAASPVAADQDTLDAGIRAVLTEVVAQMSNWDEASDVSRFNRAAAGSWQVLPADCFTVLKAALQVARDSGGAFDPSAGPLVDLWGFGPAPQRAQAPALAALEQAHAQCAWQRIAIDEAGSRVQQPGGIRLDFCAIAKGFGVDAVSRYLSAQGIDNHLVEIGGELRGHGVKPDGMPWWVALETPPGGGAAGHETLVALHGLSVATSGDYRRYFDSGGRRYAHTLDPRTGYPASHALASVTVLHPQCMMADALSTALTVLGPEAGMVFARRHGLAARLLIRRSDGFDERLSPAFEAMLS; from the coding sequence ATGCAGCGTGTCCTGGTTCCCCTTTCGCTTGGCGCTGTTCCGCCCGTGCCTGCCGCGGCGTCACGCCTGTGCCGGCGGCAAGGTGAGACCATGGGCACCACATGGTCGGTGGCATGGGCCGCATCACCCGTGGCAGCCGATCAAGACACGCTCGACGCCGGCATCCGCGCCGTGCTGACCGAGGTCGTCGCGCAGATGAGCAACTGGGACGAAGCCTCGGACGTGAGCCGCTTCAACCGCGCCGCGGCCGGCAGCTGGCAGGTGCTGCCAGCCGACTGCTTCACCGTGCTGAAGGCTGCGCTGCAAGTGGCGCGTGACAGCGGCGGCGCCTTTGACCCCAGCGCGGGGCCGCTGGTCGACCTGTGGGGCTTCGGCCCGGCGCCACAGCGTGCCCAAGCGCCCGCGCTGGCGGCGCTGGAGCAGGCGCACGCGCAATGCGCATGGCAGCGCATCGCCATCGACGAGGCTGGCAGCCGCGTGCAGCAGCCCGGCGGCATCCGGCTGGATTTCTGTGCCATCGCCAAGGGCTTTGGCGTGGATGCGGTGTCGCGCTACCTGAGCGCGCAGGGCATCGACAACCACCTGGTGGAAATCGGCGGCGAGCTGCGCGGCCATGGCGTCAAGCCCGACGGCATGCCGTGGTGGGTCGCGCTGGAAACGCCGCCGGGCGGTGGCGCGGCGGGGCACGAGACACTGGTTGCGCTGCATGGCTTGTCGGTTGCCACCTCGGGCGACTACCGGCGTTACTTCGATAGCGGTGGTCGCCGCTATGCGCACACGCTGGACCCGCGCACGGGCTACCCGGCCAGCCACGCGCTGGCCTCGGTCACGGTGCTGCACCCGCAATGCATGATGGCCGATGCGCTGTCCACCGCGCTGACCGTGCTGGGCCCCGAGGCGGGCATGGTGTTTGCCCGCCGCCATGGGCTGGCCGCGCGCTTGCTGATCCGCCGCAGCGATGGCTTCGACGAACGCTTGTCGCCGGCCTTCGAGGCCATGCTGTCATGA
- a CDS encoding DUF4198 domain-containing protein, which translates to MKTFATKLSVRAAALALAALMPLAAHAHRQWLLPSATVLSGSDPWVTVDAAVSNDLFYFEHVPLRLDNLAVTAPDGAAAKVENASTGRYRSTFDVHLTQPGTYKVAMVNHGLFASYKVDGQAKRWRGSPEAFAKEVPAGAQDLQVTQADSRLEAFVTAGKPTAKVLQTTGRGLELAPVTHPNDLVAGDAASFRLLLDGKPAANVKVAVVPGGIRYRDQLQEMALTTDADGKFSVKWPAPGMYWMEAEVRDDKVAVKQATARRASYAATVEVLPQ; encoded by the coding sequence ATGAAGACCTTCGCCACCAAACTGTCCGTCCGGGCCGCCGCGCTGGCCCTGGCCGCGCTGATGCCGCTGGCCGCCCACGCACACCGCCAGTGGCTGCTGCCGTCGGCGACCGTGCTGTCGGGCAGCGACCCGTGGGTGACCGTCGACGCCGCCGTGTCGAACGACCTGTTCTACTTCGAGCACGTGCCGCTGCGCCTCGATAATCTTGCCGTGACCGCGCCGGACGGCGCCGCGGCCAAGGTCGAGAACGCCAGCACCGGCCGCTATCGCAGCACCTTCGACGTGCACCTGACCCAGCCCGGCACCTACAAGGTGGCCATGGTCAACCACGGCCTGTTTGCCAGCTACAAGGTGGACGGCCAGGCCAAGCGCTGGCGCGGTTCGCCGGAAGCCTTCGCCAAGGAGGTGCCGGCCGGCGCGCAGGACCTGCAGGTGACGCAGGCCGACAGCCGCCTGGAAGCTTTCGTGACGGCGGGCAAGCCCACCGCCAAGGTGCTGCAGACCACTGGCCGCGGCCTGGAGCTGGCGCCCGTTACCCACCCGAACGACCTGGTCGCCGGCGACGCCGCCAGCTTCCGCCTGCTGCTGGACGGCAAGCCCGCCGCGAACGTCAAGGTAGCCGTGGTGCCGGGCGGTATCCGTTACCGTGACCAGTTGCAGGAAATGGCGCTTACCACCGACGCCGACGGCAAGTTCAGCGTCAAGTGGCCGGCCCCGGGCATGTACTGGATGGAAGCCGAGGTGCGCGACGACAAGGTTGCCGTCAAGCAAGCCACGGCGCGCCGCGCCAGCTATGCGGCCACGGTGGAAGTGCTGCCGCAGTAA
- a CDS encoding DUF2271 domain-containing protein yields the protein MRRLLTVTLTGLAAAPFASPVVAAEMNVKVEIPRLNVAEYHRPYVSMWIERADQSPAATLAVWYDVKHKDGEGTKWLKDMRQWWRKAGRDMQMPADGISGATRAAGEHTLTFSDAKAPLGKLPAGEYQLVVEAAREVGGRELLRVPFAWPPKAAASAKAKGEHELGGVSVDLKP from the coding sequence ATGCGCCGATTGCTTACCGTCACCCTTACCGGCCTGGCCGCGGCTCCGTTCGCCAGCCCGGTCGTGGCGGCCGAAATGAACGTCAAGGTGGAGATCCCGCGCCTGAACGTCGCGGAATACCACCGGCCCTATGTCTCGATGTGGATCGAGCGCGCCGACCAGAGCCCGGCCGCCACGCTGGCCGTCTGGTATGACGTCAAGCACAAGGACGGCGAAGGCACCAAGTGGCTCAAGGACATGCGCCAGTGGTGGCGCAAGGCCGGGCGCGACATGCAGATGCCCGCCGATGGCATCTCCGGCGCCACGCGCGCGGCCGGAGAGCACACGCTCACTTTCTCGGATGCCAAGGCCCCGCTGGGCAAGCTGCCCGCCGGCGAGTACCAGCTCGTGGTGGAAGCCGCTCGCGAGGTCGGTGGCCGCGAGCTGCTGCGCGTGCCCTTTGCCTGGCCGCCGAAGGCAGCCGCTTCGGCCAAGGCCAAGGGCGAGCATGAGCTTGGCGGCGTCTCGGTCGACCTGAAGCCCTGA
- a CDS encoding PepSY-associated TM helix domain-containing protein, with protein sequence MTETSLGAGQQRRAFWLKHLHQWHWISSAMCLIGMLLFAVTGFTLNHAGQIEARAQVVTRTASAPASLTAALRRATHADKGPVPTALADWLSQELDINAHGREAEWQANEIYVALPRPGGDAWVSVALDSGEVQYEKTTRGWISYLNDLHKGRNTGRAWSLFLDVFAAACLIFSVTGLFLLKLHAGGRMATWPLVGLGLVVPLLLALLFIH encoded by the coding sequence ATGACTGAAACATCGCTAGGGGCAGGCCAGCAGCGCCGGGCCTTCTGGCTCAAACACCTGCATCAGTGGCACTGGATCAGTTCGGCAATGTGCCTGATCGGCATGCTGCTGTTTGCCGTCACCGGCTTTACGCTCAACCACGCTGGCCAGATCGAGGCTCGAGCACAAGTAGTCACGCGCACGGCGAGCGCGCCAGCCAGCCTCACGGCGGCCTTGCGCAGGGCCACGCACGCAGACAAGGGCCCGGTGCCAACGGCGCTGGCCGACTGGCTGTCGCAGGAACTCGATATCAACGCCCATGGCCGTGAAGCCGAGTGGCAGGCCAATGAGATCTATGTCGCATTGCCGCGCCCGGGTGGCGACGCCTGGGTCAGCGTGGCGCTGGACAGCGGCGAGGTGCAGTACGAGAAGACCACGCGCGGCTGGATCTCCTACCTGAACGACCTGCACAAGGGCCGCAACACCGGCCGCGCCTGGAGCCTGTTCCTGGATGTGTTCGCCGCGGCCTGCCTGATCTTCAGCGTGACCGGCTTGTTCCTGCTCAAGCTGCACGCCGGTGGCCGCATGGCGACCTGGCCGCTGGTCGGGCTGGGCCTGGTGGTGCCGCTGTTGCTGGCGCTGCTGTTCATCCACTAA
- a CDS encoding metallophosphoesterase: MRIQIASDLHLEFLDRTHPSFIGLAPAEDAEILVLAGDVHNGCRGMELFATWPVPVIYVPGNHEYYGREFRAQRDTFCLADEDTYPSVIALERGIFEYKRVRFLGATLWTDFNLYGQPTSARRLSATRVYDYRTIRLAHSQFGTRDALREHLKSVVWLDSVLAEPFPGLTVVVTHHAPHELSLETDLAGHPLNPAFASNLQWMFGRCCLWIHGHVHGSCDYALEGTRILANPRGYPDLLGDLSLADKVQWENHQFNPSLVVEIDQSTSFRRHSIARNRRTRDERSRFANWQADSGPLNTLTWDTAFDGLPS, encoded by the coding sequence ATGAGAATTCAAATAGCGTCTGACCTGCATTTGGAGTTCCTTGACCGAACGCATCCCAGTTTTATCGGTCTCGCCCCGGCCGAGGATGCAGAAATCCTAGTACTGGCCGGCGACGTCCATAACGGCTGTCGCGGTATGGAGCTCTTCGCCACTTGGCCCGTCCCCGTCATCTATGTGCCTGGGAACCATGAGTACTACGGAAGAGAGTTTCGTGCTCAGCGAGATACCTTTTGCCTTGCGGATGAAGATACTTACCCCAGTGTCATTGCGCTTGAACGGGGTATTTTTGAGTACAAACGGGTACGGTTCCTCGGCGCCACTCTCTGGACAGACTTTAATCTCTATGGTCAGCCCACCAGTGCAAGGCGCCTCTCGGCTACAAGGGTCTATGACTACAGGACCATCCGATTAGCGCACAGCCAATTTGGGACGCGCGACGCCCTCCGTGAGCACCTCAAATCCGTAGTTTGGCTTGACAGCGTACTAGCCGAACCTTTTCCCGGGCTTACTGTGGTAGTCACTCATCATGCACCACACGAGCTTAGTTTAGAAACAGATTTGGCCGGACACCCACTGAATCCAGCATTCGCCTCAAACCTTCAATGGATGTTCGGTCGCTGTTGCCTATGGATTCATGGTCATGTACACGGCAGTTGTGACTATGCTCTCGAAGGGACAAGAATCCTTGCTAACCCGCGAGGCTACCCCGATTTACTGGGTGATTTATCTCTGGCCGATAAGGTGCAGTGGGAGAATCACCAATTCAACCCGAGTCTAGTTGTGGAAATAGACCAATCGACATCTTTTCGTCGTCACTCTATAGCCAGGAACCGGAGAACTCGCGACGAGCGTTCACGCTTTGCGAACTGGCAAGCTGACTCGGGGCCCTTGAATACCTTGACTTGGGACACCGCCTTCGATGGCCTCCCGAGTTGA
- a CDS encoding TnsA endonuclease N-terminal domain-containing protein, whose translation MNVRTQKIIIETLLGIPPIVVPPEYFRYAMSEWKIQKFLSEGRGLGERENYKPWFTIADVPSRGKSTRVCGEDRFGQRTLHFLSTNEWYEYLHLKWDPTCIGIKEQYPHRDRLETIAAAAHLEIKHPEDPIYHVPIVITTDFIAKFRVDGRTSEKAIAVKDVDALENKRTVEKLALEDEICSMHGLKWDCITNRNLRTPYGDNLERLDGYDRTLIPASAQTDLILAIFLKYPGATASDACLECDRISGTEQGTHLAMLKCMLATRHIITDLHTKPFQSQLCNAFFPMRELATRATYLQRYIGKPTHALVPPPLASMPGGPTSSNPYRIYGYIKGE comes from the coding sequence ATGAACGTCCGCACACAAAAAATCATCATTGAAACGCTTCTAGGGATACCGCCGATTGTCGTGCCTCCTGAATATTTCAGGTACGCAATGAGCGAGTGGAAGATACAGAAATTTCTCTCGGAGGGGCGCGGATTAGGCGAACGAGAAAACTACAAACCGTGGTTTACCATTGCGGATGTGCCGTCACGCGGCAAGTCTACCCGAGTCTGCGGGGAGGATAGATTCGGTCAACGTACCCTGCACTTTCTTTCCACGAATGAATGGTATGAGTATTTGCACCTTAAGTGGGACCCTACTTGCATCGGGATTAAGGAACAGTACCCTCATCGAGACCGCTTAGAAACCATAGCAGCTGCAGCTCACCTCGAAATCAAACATCCCGAAGACCCTATCTATCACGTTCCTATCGTTATTACCACCGACTTTATCGCCAAATTCCGAGTCGATGGCAGAACCTCAGAGAAAGCAATTGCCGTCAAAGACGTAGATGCACTGGAAAACAAGCGCACAGTCGAAAAGCTGGCACTCGAGGATGAAATTTGCAGCATGCACGGGCTTAAGTGGGATTGCATTACAAACCGCAACCTCCGAACTCCGTATGGAGACAATCTCGAGCGTCTGGATGGATACGACCGAACACTCATTCCGGCATCCGCACAGACCGACCTTATTCTTGCCATATTTCTAAAGTACCCCGGCGCCACCGCTTCCGATGCGTGTTTGGAATGCGACCGAATTTCTGGAACTGAGCAGGGGACACACTTGGCGATGTTGAAATGTATGCTGGCGACAAGACATATTATCACGGATTTACATACCAAGCCCTTTCAGTCGCAGCTCTGCAATGCATTTTTTCCGATGAGAGAACTGGCGACCCGAGCGACATACCTTCAACGATATATCGGGAAGCCGACACATGCCTTAGTTCCGCCCCCACTGGCGTCAATGCCGGGGGGACCAACATCCTCGAACCCTTATAGGATTTACGGCTATATCAAAGGGGAATGA
- a CDS encoding DDE-type integrase/transposase/recombinase — METTFDEDVAIAENLVLHEKATGARYAVVVRGWSAELPTALERIDMPDQWPISIPREKLAKAIRAKEYVIDYSYTESRISYLPPSAGPETKKRKVSKKDKKERLITHHVTSGKAAADDRRWTLLQDVLKSPEYLQIVYGINRTKNLEALALRFKVSRPHLRTVLMLYWSNGLSKAAIQTDLDKCGNEGQCHNSKNNVRLGGPRTFALDEGLGALANEQTRKHLQIAADYYFASKNATHEKAVDYITGLYLTTITKAENGIIRTIELQKAFRPTVRQLRHFIYKNYPNGTRKPTRATQKEWDLLFRGLEGRATDIAHGPGERFQIDATIADVYIVSRLDRRFVIARPTIYFIIDTWSRLIVGMYVGLEPPSWAAAMMALINCVEDKVQFCKHHNISIEHWQWPAAHLPACLLGDKGELLSIRLVRDVVDVLGVRIDNAPGGRPDLKAIVERRFGIYPSSFGPWMPGHVERDWAKKGLPDGRETAAYDLEEFTTAVILAVIDHNTNRVIMDFDAPPKMVGDGIPPIPYLLWQWGIANLGGVLTKRPVEEVRMYVYPEVDVAVTEHGINYEHVFYSSPTSEAQGWKARARNKGVWHILGRANPNRLGDLYIPIGGRKFEKCVLAESELNDITWCEREDLYLRGRENEEVGHAQAQPGRVGGILAQQTVQDDATAQTEAVLYASDLRHPIKKHIKQATKAERELRKKFGIPPAPKPKLDAQPVDDTSLTGASRQQKAEAIQRQIDARNAQPNDDKS; from the coding sequence ATGGAAACCACATTCGATGAAGATGTCGCCATCGCGGAAAACCTCGTCCTTCACGAGAAAGCAACCGGAGCGCGCTATGCTGTAGTGGTTCGTGGATGGTCGGCTGAACTGCCCACCGCCTTGGAAAGGATAGACATGCCGGACCAATGGCCCATCTCAATTCCACGCGAAAAGCTCGCCAAAGCAATTAGGGCTAAAGAGTACGTCATTGACTATTCCTACACGGAAAGTCGAATCTCATATCTTCCTCCGAGCGCTGGACCAGAGACTAAAAAAAGGAAGGTTTCAAAAAAAGATAAAAAAGAGCGATTGATAACACATCACGTAACGTCCGGAAAGGCGGCGGCCGACGACAGGAGGTGGACACTACTCCAGGACGTCCTTAAAAGTCCGGAGTATCTACAAATCGTTTATGGAATCAACAGAACAAAAAATCTCGAAGCCCTGGCCTTGCGATTCAAGGTGTCACGTCCCCACCTGAGGACCGTGCTTATGCTTTATTGGAGTAACGGGCTGAGTAAGGCTGCAATTCAGACTGACCTCGATAAATGCGGCAATGAAGGTCAATGCCACAATTCGAAAAACAACGTGAGGCTGGGCGGACCACGCACATTCGCGCTTGATGAAGGTCTCGGCGCGCTAGCTAACGAGCAAACCAGAAAACATCTTCAAATCGCAGCGGATTACTATTTCGCAAGCAAAAACGCCACACACGAAAAGGCAGTCGATTACATTACTGGCTTATATTTAACAACAATCACGAAGGCAGAAAACGGCATAATTCGAACCATAGAACTTCAGAAAGCATTTCGCCCAACCGTTCGACAACTTCGTCATTTCATATACAAAAACTATCCAAACGGAACTCGCAAACCGACCCGCGCCACTCAGAAGGAGTGGGACCTCTTATTCCGTGGTCTGGAAGGACGCGCCACTGATATTGCACATGGGCCCGGCGAGCGATTTCAAATAGATGCCACCATTGCCGATGTCTACATAGTGAGTCGCTTAGACCGGCGGTTTGTAATCGCGCGTCCCACGATATACTTCATAATCGACACGTGGAGTCGTCTCATTGTCGGGATGTACGTCGGGCTCGAGCCACCATCATGGGCTGCCGCAATGATGGCGCTCATCAACTGCGTTGAGGACAAGGTCCAATTCTGCAAACACCATAACATTTCCATAGAGCATTGGCAATGGCCCGCTGCACATTTGCCAGCATGCCTTTTGGGTGACAAGGGTGAGCTTTTGAGCATCAGGCTTGTAAGGGATGTAGTAGACGTCCTAGGGGTCAGAATCGACAACGCCCCCGGTGGTCGCCCTGATTTGAAGGCGATAGTCGAGAGAAGATTCGGCATCTATCCTTCCTCTTTTGGACCTTGGATGCCAGGACACGTAGAACGTGATTGGGCGAAGAAGGGCCTACCGGACGGGCGCGAAACCGCAGCCTACGACCTCGAAGAATTTACCACTGCGGTCATTCTCGCAGTCATAGACCACAATACTAATCGCGTGATAATGGATTTTGACGCTCCGCCTAAAATGGTGGGTGATGGAATTCCTCCTATTCCCTACCTCCTCTGGCAGTGGGGCATCGCAAACCTGGGGGGAGTTCTAACCAAACGCCCTGTTGAGGAAGTACGCATGTATGTCTATCCGGAAGTTGACGTCGCGGTGACCGAGCATGGCATTAATTACGAGCACGTGTTCTACAGCAGTCCGACCAGCGAAGCACAGGGGTGGAAAGCGAGAGCTCGAAACAAAGGAGTCTGGCACATCCTGGGCCGCGCCAACCCCAACCGATTAGGGGACCTTTACATTCCGATTGGCGGTCGCAAGTTCGAAAAATGCGTACTTGCAGAATCTGAGCTTAATGATATAACTTGGTGCGAACGAGAGGACCTATATCTTCGAGGTCGTGAAAATGAAGAGGTAGGCCACGCACAGGCTCAACCAGGTCGCGTTGGTGGAATTCTCGCTCAACAAACAGTACAAGATGACGCGACAGCACAAACCGAGGCAGTCTTGTACGCCTCAGATTTAAGACACCCCATTAAGAAGCACATAAAGCAAGCGACCAAAGCGGAACGCGAACTTCGAAAAAAATTTGGCATACCACCTGCCCCCAAGCCGAAGTTGGACGCTCAACCTGTCGATGATACGTCCCTAACAGGTGCGTCTCGTCAGCAAAAGGCCGAGGCCATTCAACGCCAAATTGATGCGCGGAATGCGCAACCTAATGATGACAAGAGCTAA
- a CDS encoding ATP-binding protein: MPNRAIAIKSEEELLEYLEELLDVERHSEALCNLPEYSPEERQLPKAMRMRRVGRLETFYQTLPRDYEVLNALIRCIINGYEYRPRRSRPDITETPPRNVEKLVKRSIESVRYRPIRFQDLGPTSAPMASLLGLSGLGKTHTIHNALTFIPQKVECPDGVIQVVWIYVQCSPYGQLKEALRDIILAIDNLAPTEHIKEVSKKAGTDELGLKVRKLCEHHRVGIIVFDEIQNALVQRGVTQHAVLNFFVKLNNRDNNSNNTSDVSSDNGSLIPIFFLGTSNAKQLLKETVYSLRRAEKYGEYEWAPCGLNTEWNNFFSALWEYQWTKKFAKPTPQLSLALHDLSQGIFGIATCLFQLAQIHAIEHGMEELTPKLLYEVFEQRMSMLIPVIEGIRNGDVDKMSRYEDIIANELKKIRGAISSKTGNGTTTEETPKELSEEAAKASTNYSEAKTFLDKIFSEEEKVVALRELLDIWRETKGLLASSALVQKVHGRILKERRQNLKHSSPGPSKDVKRPTPTFEEVIKRAKDSAKNSQKGR, from the coding sequence ATGCCCAATAGGGCGATTGCAATCAAGTCAGAAGAGGAACTTCTTGAGTATCTAGAGGAATTACTCGATGTCGAGCGACACAGCGAGGCCCTTTGCAATCTTCCGGAGTATTCTCCGGAGGAGCGGCAACTGCCTAAGGCCATGCGTATGCGCCGCGTCGGTAGGCTCGAAACGTTCTACCAAACGCTGCCCCGTGATTACGAGGTATTGAATGCGCTTATCAGATGCATTATCAACGGATACGAGTATCGCCCGCGTCGCTCGCGTCCAGATATAACCGAAACGCCCCCTCGCAACGTCGAGAAACTTGTTAAGCGCAGCATTGAAAGTGTGCGCTACAGACCCATTCGCTTCCAAGACTTAGGCCCTACTAGCGCTCCAATGGCCAGTCTACTCGGTTTATCAGGTCTGGGCAAAACGCACACTATTCATAATGCGCTGACGTTCATCCCTCAAAAGGTCGAATGTCCCGATGGCGTCATTCAGGTAGTGTGGATTTATGTTCAGTGCTCTCCGTACGGTCAATTAAAAGAGGCGCTCCGGGACATTATTCTAGCAATCGACAACCTAGCACCCACCGAACACATAAAAGAAGTAAGCAAGAAAGCTGGCACTGATGAATTAGGACTGAAGGTTCGAAAGCTGTGCGAACACCATCGCGTAGGAATTATAGTATTCGACGAAATACAAAATGCCTTGGTCCAAAGAGGCGTTACTCAGCACGCTGTTTTGAACTTTTTCGTGAAATTAAATAACCGCGACAATAATTCCAACAATACCTCCGACGTCAGCTCTGATAATGGCTCTCTGATACCCATATTTTTCCTCGGCACCTCCAATGCAAAGCAACTGCTGAAAGAAACAGTGTACTCATTGCGACGAGCGGAAAAGTATGGTGAATATGAGTGGGCTCCCTGCGGGCTGAACACGGAGTGGAATAACTTTTTCAGCGCCCTATGGGAATATCAATGGACAAAAAAATTTGCCAAGCCGACTCCACAGTTGAGCCTCGCCTTGCATGACTTGTCCCAAGGAATTTTTGGAATAGCGACTTGCTTGTTTCAACTCGCCCAAATTCATGCTATTGAGCACGGTATGGAGGAGCTGACACCGAAGCTTCTTTATGAGGTCTTTGAACAAAGGATGAGCATGTTGATACCAGTTATTGAAGGAATAAGAAACGGTGATGTGGACAAAATGTCACGGTATGAGGACATCATAGCCAACGAACTCAAGAAAATCAGAGGTGCCATCTCTTCAAAAACTGGCAACGGGACAACGACAGAAGAAACTCCAAAAGAGCTTTCGGAAGAAGCGGCAAAAGCCTCAACTAATTACAGCGAAGCCAAAACATTCCTAGATAAAATTTTTTCCGAAGAAGAAAAAGTAGTAGCGCTACGCGAGCTACTCGACATCTGGAGAGAAACGAAAGGACTTCTCGCGTCCTCCGCCCTAGTTCAGAAGGTCCACGGAAGAATACTGAAGGAAAGACGCCAAAACCTGAAGCACAGCTCACCTGGACCTTCGAAGGACGTCAAGAGGCCAACGCCCACATTCGAAGAAGTAATAAAGCGCGCTAAGGATTCTGCGAAAAATTCACAAAAAGGCCGCTGA